The proteins below are encoded in one region of Actinomycetota bacterium:
- the sucC gene encoding ADP-forming succinate--CoA ligase subunit beta, giving the protein MDLFEYQGKELLRKFEIPVPEGRVASTPDEAAEATRFLGNRVVVKAQVSVGGRGKQGGVKLASSPDEARAAAEEIFAIDFYDQEGFKLKQAADAGSLSAEQAALWEQKQRQAERTRRVLVERAGELKAEYYCSFILDRTSRNYLAIMSSEGGMDIEEVNRTRPDAIAKVTIDPLLGMSDFHGRELVFGGNIDADARKGSLSILPKLYRAFVELDASQIEINPLVLTGDGKVMALDAKVILDDSAAFRHPFFEELKAAHEVPEQERKAKELGLNLIKLSGDVGIIGNGAGLVMSTLDVVKDAGGSAANFLDVGGGANAEVLSNSLQIITENPEVKSIFINIFGGITRCDLVAEGIIDALGRLDVRVPIVVRLDGTNAEQGRKMLADAPHPMLVTAETMLGAAEKAVELADRGAS; this is encoded by the coding sequence TTGGACCTCTTCGAATACCAGGGCAAGGAGCTGCTGCGCAAGTTCGAGATCCCCGTTCCCGAGGGGCGCGTTGCGTCGACACCGGACGAGGCGGCCGAGGCGACGAGGTTCCTCGGCAACCGCGTCGTCGTGAAGGCGCAGGTCTCCGTCGGGGGCCGCGGCAAGCAGGGAGGGGTCAAGCTCGCCTCTTCACCTGACGAAGCGCGGGCTGCAGCCGAGGAGATCTTCGCGATCGACTTCTATGACCAGGAGGGTTTCAAGCTGAAACAAGCGGCGGACGCGGGATCGCTATCCGCCGAGCAAGCAGCGCTGTGGGAGCAGAAGCAACGACAGGCCGAGCGGACGCGGCGGGTCCTGGTCGAACGGGCGGGCGAGCTGAAGGCGGAGTACTACTGCTCGTTCATCCTCGACAGAACGTCGCGCAACTACCTGGCGATCATGAGCTCCGAGGGCGGCATGGACATCGAGGAGGTCAACCGCACCCGCCCCGACGCGATCGCGAAGGTGACCATCGACCCGCTGTTGGGTATGTCGGACTTCCACGGGCGCGAGCTGGTCTTCGGCGGGAACATCGATGCCGACGCCCGCAAAGGCTCGCTCTCGATCCTTCCGAAGCTCTACCGGGCGTTCGTCGAGCTCGACGCCTCGCAGATCGAGATCAACCCGCTCGTCCTCACCGGTGACGGCAAGGTCATGGCGCTCGATGCGAAGGTGATCCTCGACGACTCCGCCGCCTTCCGCCATCCCTTCTTCGAGGAGCTGAAGGCCGCGCACGAGGTTCCCGAGCAAGAGCGCAAGGCGAAGGAGCTGGGCCTGAACCTCATCAAGCTCTCCGGCGACGTCGGCATCATCGGCAACGGCGCGGGGCTCGTCATGTCGACGCTCGACGTGGTGAAGGACGCCGGTGGGTCGGCCGCGAACTTCCTCGACGTCGGTGGCGGCGCGAACGCGGAGGTGCTGTCGAACTCTCTGCAGATCATCACCGAGAACCCCGAGGTGAAGAGCATCTTCATCAACATCTTCGGTGGGATCACGCGCTGCGATCTGGTGGCCGAGGGGATCATCGACGCCCTCGGACGGCTCGACGTGAGGGTCCCGATCGTGGTGCGGCTGGACGGCACCAACGCAGAGCAAGGACGGAAGATGCTGGCCGATGCACCGCACCCGATGCTGGTCACGGCGGAGACGATGTTGGGGGCCGCGGAGAAGGCGGTCGAGCTGGCAGATAGAGGCGCGAGTTAG